In Alphaproteobacteria bacterium, the genomic stretch GTGGTGATAGTTTTATTAATAAAACCCTTAACCAAATAAAAACGCCAACGCGCGCTAAATCAGCAGCGAGCCTTCACCATGACTAGACCAATTATACTTGTATCGGGCGGCACTGCAGGTCATCTTTTTCCAGCGATTGCTCTTGAAAAAGCGCTTAAAGATCAAGGTGCCACAGCCCTAATTTTAACGGACACCCGCGGTGCGCAATACATTAATCCCGATGATCTTTTAAATGACCGATTATCAATCAACCATCAAACAGGCTCATTCCAAAAAGGCATTGGTGTTTTTAAAGATTTTTTCAAAACGCGTTCACTTTTCAAAAAACTTAATCCCTCTTATGTCATAGGATTTGGTGGATATCCAACGCTCGCCCCGTTGTGGGCAGCACATTCTTTAAAAATTCCAGTCATCATTCATGAACAAAATGCGCTTATGGGCAAAGCCAATCGACTTATTACACCTATCGCCCAAAAAATTGCACTTAGTTTTGAGCGTACCTTTGGCATTCGCGACAAAAATAAATCAAAATGCACTTATATTGGCAATCCCGTTCGTCCTGAAATACTTAGTTTTCAAAACCAACAAAAACCTATTTCATCAACAGATAAATTTAATATGCTTATCATAGGCGGTTCTCAAGGTGCAAAAATATTCAGCGATATTATGCCTGATGCCATTGCTTTATTGCCAAATGACATTCAGAAACAACTTAAAATAACCCAACAAGTACGACCTGAATATCTTGAAGAAACGAGCGCAAAATATAAAAACCTTTCAGCTGAAGTCGAGTTATCCTCCTTTTTTCAGCAAATGGGTGAAAAAATAATAAACACACATTTGATGATCTGTCGCTCTGGCGCTTCCACTATCGCAGAAAATCTTATCCTAGGATGCCCCGCTTTATATATTCCTTTACCAAGTTCTGCTGAAAATCACCAATATATCAATGCAAAAGAAATAGAACGCCTAAAATCAGGTATATTAATTGAACAAAAAAATTTAACACCTGCAAGCTTAGCAACTGAAATTCTTCACTATTTTCATAATCGTACAGACCTTGTTGAAATTAAGACACAGTCAAAAGTAAATGCTCGTCCTCAAGCCGCTGAAAACCTAGCAAATTTGATCATTCAAGCTTAGTATTAATAGAATTCGCAAATTTATTAGGACAGCCTTTATGACAAATTCACCGCAAGCTATTGGTATCATTCATTTTATTGGCATTGGCGGCATTGGCATGAGTGGTATTGCCGAAGTACTTCACAATATTGGCTATAAAGTCCAAGGAAGTGATTTATCTGATGGACCCAATATTCAACGTTTAGAAAAAATAGGCATTCCTATTTTTATTGGCCATAAAGCATCCCAAATAGCCGACGTTGAAGTTGTTGTTATTTCCTCAGATGTCCCTGATACAAATCCAGAATTGATTGAAGCACGCGCGCGCCTTATCCCTGTAGTCAGACGTGCTGAAATGCTTGGCGAATTAATGCGTTTCAAAAGTGCTATAGCAGTTGCCGGCACACATGGCAAAACAACAACAACATCCCTTATTGCGAGCCTTCTCGAAACCGCTAAAATGGACCCAACCGTTGTGAATGGTGGGATTATAAATTCATATAATACCAATGCACGTCTTGGCACAGGCGAATGGATGGTTGTCGAAGCAGATGAATCTGATGGCAGCTTTTTAAAACTACCCGCCACAATCGCCGTTATTACCAATATCGATCCAGAACATATGAATTATTACGGCACATTCGACAATTTAAAACTTGCTTTCGAGAATTTCATTCTCAATATTCCCTTTTATGGCTTTGGCGTTTTATGCCTTGATCACCCTGTTGTGCAATCTATTATTCCTCATGTATCAGAACGTCGTTTAATTACTTATGGTACCAATCCACAGGCTAATGTTAGAGCACACAATATTCAGCTTCAGCCTGAAGGCGCACGTTTTGACGTTGAAATTATGACCCGCAAACTTAAACGCCCTAAACATCTTAAAAATATATTTTTACCCATGATGGGACACCATAACGTCTTGAATTCATTGGTGCCTATTGCTATTGGCCATGAATTAGGTCTTGCTGACGATGTTATTATAGAAGGGCTCGCTCAATTTAAAGGGGTGAAACGCCGGTTTACTAAAACAGGACATGTAGACGGCATCACAATTATTGATGATTACGGCCATCATCCCGTTGAAATTAAAGCAGTTTTAAAAGCAGGAAGACAAGCCACCAAAAACAAAATTATTGCTGTCTTTCAACCCCATCGTTATACACGTGTTGAAAGCCTATTCGAAGAATTTTGTAGTGCTTTTAATGATGCCGATATCGTCATCGTCTCTGATGTTTACGCCGCCCGCGAAGATGCAATCCCTGGCATTTCGAAAGAAAGCCTTGTCGCCGGCTTACGTCAGCATGGTCATCGTCAAGTTATTTCCCTTCCAAATCCACATCATTTGCCAGAAATTGTGCATTCAATGGCGCAAAAAGGTGATTATGTTATTTGCTTAGGCGCAGGCGATGTCACAAAATGGGCTTATGCGCTCCCTGAAGCGCTCGAAAAAATAAGATCAACAACACAATTCCAAGAGGCTTATGTTTAATGAGCATCAGCCCCTTCCCTTCTTTATTGCCGCATATGCCGGACGTCAAGGGACGATTAAGTGAATTTGCGCTTTTGTCTAAAACAACATGGTTTCAGGTTGGCGGCCCAGCACAATTACTGTATAAACCAGAAAATGCTGACGAATTATCCTATTTTTTAGCTCACAAACCCACCTCTATTCCTCTCACAACCATTGGCGTTGGTTCTAATTTGCTGGTGCGTGATGGTGGCATCGAAGGCATTGTCTTAAGACTTGGTAAAGGGTTCACCGACATGGTTGTTACAAACAACCAAATCCAAATCGGATCGGGCGCGCTGGATATCAACGCTTCTCTTTTTGCATACCAACACAACCTTGGTGGTTTTGAATTTTTAAGCGGCATCCCCGGTACAATCGGTGGCGCTTTACGCATGAATGCTGGTGCCTATGGTCGTGAAATCAAAGATATTTTTATATCCGCGATCGCCCTTGACCCCAAAGGAAAAGTGCATAAACTAACAATTGAGGATATGGGCTTTTCAATGCGCCATTGCGCCATTCCCCAAGATTGGATTTTTATTTCAGCTATATTGCAAGGTTATGAGGATGACCCACAGATTATCGCGGATAAAAACAAACACATCAAAAACCAACGCGAATCAACCCAACCGGTAAAATCCAGAACAGGCGGAAGCACTTTTGTGAATCCAAAAGGCTATAAAGCTTGGGAGCTTATCGAACAAGCAGGATGTCGGGGCTTACGTTTTGGCAATGCCATGGTGTCTGATTTGCATTGCAATTTCTTAATCAATACAGGCGACGCCACAGCCCATGACATTGAAAGCTTGGGGCAACTTGTGCAATCACGTGTATTGGATGCAAGCGGTATTCTTTTGGAATGGGAGATTAAACGAATTGGTCAACGACTGGTTTAATCGGATTTCTCACTCTGTTTCCCTGGACAAGCGAGAAGCAAAGCTTCGAGTTAGATCCAGGGTCCAGACTAAAATACATGCTCGTGAGAGCATGACTCTATTTTTTCTAAAGCATGTCATGATCTGCGATCATGAGTACTTCTGGACCCTGGATCCGCATTCGAGCCCTTTGGGCTCTCATTGGTCCAGGGAACAAAGTAAGATTTTGAAAACGATCTGATAATTGATGGATTATAAATGACAAAAAAAATTGAACGCAAAAATATTGTTCTTCTTAAAGGTGGTTGGTCAACGGAACGTGAAGTTTCGCTTACAACAGCTATAGGCATTGAAAAAGCGCTTAAAACTTTAGGTCATGACGTTAAATCCATTGACCTTCATCGTGATATGGAACAGCTTGTGAAAGCTTTAAACCCAAAACCAGATCTTGTCTTTAATGCGTTGCATGGCAAATGGGGTGAAGATGGCTGCATCCAGGCAGTGCTTGATATGATGGCCATCCCTTATACGCATTCAGGCAGACTTTCTTCCAAACTTGCCATGAACAAGCATATTGCAATCCAACTTTTTAGAAATGCAGGCCTTCCCATTGCTGAAAGTTATGTTACAACGATAGATGATGCGCTTTCTAATCCCAAAATGTCACCGCCTTATGTTATTAAACCTGTTTCTGAGGGTTCAAGTGTTGGCGTTCATATCGTTCATGAAAATACAAAACCTAATTTTGATCCCAAAGATTGGATGCTTGATCCCATAGTACTGGTTGAACGTTACATCCCAGGACGTGAATTATCCGTCGCTATCATGGGCGATAAAGCGCTTGGCATTCTTGAATTGCGTCCCAAAACGGGCCTTTTTTATAATTATGAAGCAAAATATACAGATGGCATGACAGAGCATTTAATGCCAGCCCCAATCCCTAAAGAAATAGAAGATTACGCAAAAGAAATTTCTCTTATTGCACATAAAACATTAGGATGTCGAGGTGTCACACGATCAGACATTCGTTTTGATGACACAAAAGGCAAGGATGGTATCATCTTACTTGAAGTCAATACACAACCGGGATTTACACCATTGTCTATTGTGCCTGAAATTGCACAATATAATGGCATTTCCTTTGAATCCTTGATTCAATGGATGGTTGAGGAAGCTAAATGCGACGCTTAGATTTTGTTGATAAAGCGGATTTCCTTGATAGAAAACCGACTCCAGGTCGACAAACCCATATACGTGAGCGTAAACGTAAAAACATTTTTAAAACGTTTTTTTTAAGTGTTATAGGTCTTATTTTGTGTGCCGTTTTAATTACGTTAGCTATTTTATGGCAACAAGGCATTATTCACGAAAAATACACCGAATTAAAACAAAATGTTTTAAATTACACGGCTGAATTTGGACTTCAAGTACGTGATATTATTGTTGAAGGTCGTAACGAAACACCCAAAGATGCTATTTTAGAAGCAATCGGCGTGAATAGCGGCGATCCAATCCTTGCTTTTGACCCTGCCATTGCCAAAGCACGCATTGAAGCTTTGCCTTGGATCTCCCATGTCAGCATCGAACGTCGTTTACCCGATAGTCTTTATGTTACTATTACTGAAAAAAAACCTATTGCTCTGTGGCAATTTCAAGAAAAATTATCCTTAATTGATAGCAATGGGACAAGCATTCCTGATGTTGATCGCAGCAAATACAAAAATATTCCCTTAATTGTGGGTGAAGATGCACCCAAATTTGCACCTTCTTTTTTTGAAATTTTAGAATCTGAATCGCATTTAAAATCACTCATTGCCTCAGCCGTTATTATCGGCAAAAGACGTTGGGATCTGCATTTAAAAAACGGCATGATCGTCAAACTTCCTGAAAATAATGCATCGGCTGCATGGACACAATTGGCCCTTTTAGATCAAGAGCATAAATTGCTTGATCGCGATATCGCTATCATTGATTTCAGATTACCAGACCGCCTTATCATTAAAATGGCCTCCCCCAATGCACCCAACGAGACCATTCCCAATAAAACAAACACAGATATAAAACCACCGAAAGCTAGATTCAATGCATAAAACGTTTAAAACAGAGATTTATGATGGCTAAAATAAGATCAAATACGATCGCAGCTCTGGATATTGGCTCCTCTAAAATTAGCTGCCTCCTTGCAAAAATTTCTAGTGATCTTTCGGTGCAAATTATTGGATCTGGTCATCATGTTGCACGTGGCATTAAATCTGGCGCTATTATCGATATGGAAGATGCCATTCAAGCCATATCCAACGCCGTCAGCGCTGCCGAACAAATTTCGGGTGAAACAGCACAT encodes the following:
- the murC gene encoding UDP-N-acetylmuramate--L-alanine ligase encodes the protein MTNSPQAIGIIHFIGIGGIGMSGIAEVLHNIGYKVQGSDLSDGPNIQRLEKIGIPIFIGHKASQIADVEVVVISSDVPDTNPELIEARARLIPVVRRAEMLGELMRFKSAIAVAGTHGKTTTTSLIASLLETAKMDPTVVNGGIINSYNTNARLGTGEWMVVEADESDGSFLKLPATIAVITNIDPEHMNYYGTFDNLKLAFENFILNIPFYGFGVLCLDHPVVQSIIPHVSERRLITYGTNPQANVRAHNIQLQPEGARFDVEIMTRKLKRPKHLKNIFLPMMGHHNVLNSLVPIAIGHELGLADDVIIEGLAQFKGVKRRFTKTGHVDGITIIDDYGHHPVEIKAVLKAGRQATKNKIIAVFQPHRYTRVESLFEEFCSAFNDADIVIVSDVYAAREDAIPGISKESLVAGLRQHGHRQVISLPNPHHLPEIVHSMAQKGDYVICLGAGDVTKWAYALPEALEKIRSTTQFQEAYV
- a CDS encoding D-alanine--D-alanine ligase; the encoded protein is MTKKIERKNIVLLKGGWSTEREVSLTTAIGIEKALKTLGHDVKSIDLHRDMEQLVKALNPKPDLVFNALHGKWGEDGCIQAVLDMMAIPYTHSGRLSSKLAMNKHIAIQLFRNAGLPIAESYVTTIDDALSNPKMSPPYVIKPVSEGSSVGVHIVHENTKPNFDPKDWMLDPIVLVERYIPGRELSVAIMGDKALGILELRPKTGLFYNYEAKYTDGMTEHLMPAPIPKEIEDYAKEISLIAHKTLGCRGVTRSDIRFDDTKGKDGIILLEVNTQPGFTPLSIVPEIAQYNGISFESLIQWMVEEAKCDA
- the murB gene encoding UDP-N-acetylmuramate dehydrogenase produces the protein MSISPFPSLLPHMPDVKGRLSEFALLSKTTWFQVGGPAQLLYKPENADELSYFLAHKPTSIPLTTIGVGSNLLVRDGGIEGIVLRLGKGFTDMVVTNNQIQIGSGALDINASLFAYQHNLGGFEFLSGIPGTIGGALRMNAGAYGREIKDIFISAIALDPKGKVHKLTIEDMGFSMRHCAIPQDWIFISAILQGYEDDPQIIADKNKHIKNQRESTQPVKSRTGGSTFVNPKGYKAWELIEQAGCRGLRFGNAMVSDLHCNFLINTGDATAHDIESLGQLVQSRVLDASGILLEWEIKRIGQRLV
- a CDS encoding FtsQ-type POTRA domain-containing protein, producing the protein MRRLDFVDKADFLDRKPTPGRQTHIRERKRKNIFKTFFLSVIGLILCAVLITLAILWQQGIIHEKYTELKQNVLNYTAEFGLQVRDIIVEGRNETPKDAILEAIGVNSGDPILAFDPAIAKARIEALPWISHVSIERRLPDSLYVTITEKKPIALWQFQEKLSLIDSNGTSIPDVDRSKYKNIPLIVGEDAPKFAPSFFEILESESHLKSLIASAVIIGKRRWDLHLKNGMIVKLPENNASAAWTQLALLDQEHKLLDRDIAIIDFRLPDRLIIKMASPNAPNETIPNKTNTDIKPPKARFNA
- the murG gene encoding undecaprenyldiphospho-muramoylpentapeptide beta-N-acetylglucosaminyltransferase produces the protein MTRPIILVSGGTAGHLFPAIALEKALKDQGATALILTDTRGAQYINPDDLLNDRLSINHQTGSFQKGIGVFKDFFKTRSLFKKLNPSYVIGFGGYPTLAPLWAAHSLKIPVIIHEQNALMGKANRLITPIAQKIALSFERTFGIRDKNKSKCTYIGNPVRPEILSFQNQQKPISSTDKFNMLIIGGSQGAKIFSDIMPDAIALLPNDIQKQLKITQQVRPEYLEETSAKYKNLSAEVELSSFFQQMGEKIINTHLMICRSGASTIAENLILGCPALYIPLPSSAENHQYINAKEIERLKSGILIEQKNLTPASLATEILHYFHNRTDLVEIKTQSKVNARPQAAENLANLIIQA